A DNA window from Arachis duranensis cultivar V14167 chromosome 3, aradu.V14167.gnm2.J7QH, whole genome shotgun sequence contains the following coding sequences:
- the LOC107477466 gene encoding protein BPS1, chloroplastic — protein MVLLEHTFAKLYNKLENHHDHNHHQNQTNHDHYNQPEKFLASLHAFRCEVSRFIGQLSLDVLKPGGGPSSSEIFFLSLTWIEKCFGILPFTNKAFANLVVDIDYPLSTWEVGSIEGYLSYSLCLLEIFNSISSSLSHLAQSRLSLAHGLSVLEDSSLPSSMATKHLKPIEPCCSNFNVNFANELSKESDQGRIFSGKEWVVSEALKEMKSLGFWVCGILLSGLCSNNKPYMELREILGGFDGSLVVTLDSKINEQIMEKIPVLKEVKEINDSVAPVLVEDSDVAAKEMQTKLQVLENLCDVVRTMVDDMFNKVMTQRTELIDCLRLTKGPKNSV, from the coding sequence ATGGTACTCTTGGAACATACCTTTGCAAAACTCTACAACAAGCTGGAGAATCATCACGACCACAACCACCATCAAAATCAGACCAACCATGATCATTATAACCAACCTGAGAAGTTCTTAGCTTCCTTGCATGCTTTTAGATGCGAGGTTTCCAGATTCATAGGACAGTTATCACTTGATGTGTTGAAACCAGGAGGAGGACCGTCATCATCAGAGATCTTTTTCTTGTCCTTGACATGGATTGAGAAGTGTTTTGGGATCTTACCCTTCACAAACAAGGCTTTTGCAAATCTTGTTGTGGATATAGATTACCCTTTAAGTACATGGGAGGTTGGTTCCATTGAAGGGTATCTCAGCTACAGTTTGTGTTTGTTGGagattttcaattcaatttcttcATCACTTTCTCATCTTGCACAATCAAGGCTTTCTCTTGCTCATGGTTTATCAGTTTTAGAGGATTCTTCACTTCCATCTTCTATGGCAACAAAGCATCTGAAACCAATTGAGCCATGTTGTTCCAATTTCAATGTCAATTTTGCCAACGAATTGAGCAAAGAAagtgatcaaggaaggatttttAGTGGCAAAGAATGGGTTGTTAGTGAAGCTTTGAAGGAAATGAAGAGTCTTGGCTTTTGGGTATGTGGGATTTTGTTGTCTGGTTTGTGTAGTAATAATAAGCCATATATGGAGTTAAGAGAAATTTTAGGTGGCTTTGATGGTTCTTTGGTTGTGACGCTTGATTCCAAGATCAATGAACAAATAATGGAGAAAATTCCTGTGTTGAAGGAGGTGAAGGAGATCAATGATTCTGTTGCTCCAGTTCTTGTTGAGGATTCAGATGTTGCTGCCAAGGAAATGCAAACAAAGCTGCAAGTGTTGGAGAATCTATGTGATGTTGTAAGAACTATGGTGGATGATATGTTCAACAAGGTAATGACACAGAGAACTGAATTAATAGATTGTCTTAGATTGACGAAAGGACCCAAAAATTCTGTTTGA
- the LOC107477468 gene encoding agamous-like MADS-box protein AGL15 — MGRGKIEIKRIENANSRQVTFSKRRTGLLKKAQELAILCDAEVAVIIFSNTGKLFEFSSSGMKRTLSRYNKCTDSSEVAIVECKAEKEDSKMVEALKDEIAKLERKQLRLLGKDLTGLCIKELQHLEQQLNQGLLAVKERKEELLMDQLEQSRVQEQRAMLENETLRRQIEELRCLFPVTERVVPSYLHYPHVERKNVYVDNGVVKCTSLASNCENERGDSDTALHLGLPTDVSHKRKATERETFSNESESQVALL, encoded by the exons aTGGGTAGGGGTAAGATTGAAATCAAAAGGATTGAGAATGCTAACAGCAGACAAGTTACATTCTCCAAAAGGAGAACCGGTCTTCTTAAGAAAGCTCAGGAACTCGCTATTCTCTGCGATGCTGAGGTGGCTGTCATCATCTTCTCTAATACAGGGAAGCTTTTTGAGTTTTCCAGTTCTGG AATGAAAAGAACACTTTCAAGATACAACAAATGCACCGATTCTTCAGAGGTGGCTATAGTTGAATGTAAAGCAGAG AAGGAAGATTCTAAGATGGTGGAGGCTCTTAAAGATGAAATTGCAAAGCTAGAAAGAAAGCAACT ACGGCTACTGGGTAAGGACCTGACAGGATTGTGTATAAAAGAACTGCAACATTTAGAGCAGCAACTTAACCAAGGGTTGTTGGCGGTCAAGGAGAGGAAG GAGGAATTACTTATGGATCAACTGGAGCAGTCTAGGGTTCAG GAACAGAGAGCTATGTTGGAGAATGAAACTTTGAGAAGACAG ATTGAGGAGCTTCGTTGTCTTTTCCCAGTAACAGAACGTGTAGTCCCGTCTTATCTTCACTACCCCCATGTGGAAAGAAAGAATGTTTATGTAGATAATGGTGTTGTTAAGTGTACCAGCTTGGCAAGTAACTGTGAAAACGAGAGAGGAGATTCGGACACTGCATTGCATTTAGG GTTGCCAACTGATGTTAGTCACAAGAGGAAGGCAACTGAGAGAGAAACATTTTCAAATGAGTCAGAAAGCCAAGTTGCTCTACTCTGA
- the LOC107477464 gene encoding serine carboxypeptidase-like 40 — MNIIMGRTSCSVFLSLLILSSFVAEIHGSNNKQVQALNNLHKSKFRARSRSSSSSSSQDVTHRSEFEVEELHNYDDVIDSQEGLKEKDRILRLPGQPQVKFSQYGGYVTVDKSNGRAFYYYFVEAQNSKDTLPLLLWLNGGPGCSSLAYGAMQELGPFRVNSDGKTLYKNRYSWNYAANVLFLESPTGVGFSYSNTTSDYKTNGDKKTAADNYLFLVNWLERFPEYKNREFYISGESYAGHYVPQLAHTILYHNKRAKRTIINLKGILIGNAVINDDTDNKGMYDFLATHAIISDQTASDIEKFCDFSSSKTTSECDDASYEADKNIYYIDLYNIYAPDCKNNNLTAYPKKPSIVTDPCSESYVHAYMNREDVQEALHANVTKLVYDWELCSNVIGRWGDSSSTVLPLLHEFLNNNLRVWIFSGDIDGRVPVTSTKYSIKKMNLPIKTKWHAWFAYGEVGGYTEVYKGGLTLATVRGAGHQVPSYQPARALSLIMHFLNGTPLPDTKRYQ; from the exons ATGAACATAATAATGGGCAGAACAAGTTGTTCTGTTTTTCTATCTCTTCTCATTCTATCATCTTTTGTGGCAGAAATTCATGGTAGTAACAACAAGCAAGTTCAAGCACTTAACAATCTTCATAAGTCCAAGTTTAGAGCAAGATcaagatcatcatcatcatcatcatctcaaGATGTTACACATAGGAGTGAATTTGAGGTTGAAGAGCTTCATAACTATGATGATGTCATTGATTCTCAAGAAGGACTTAAAGAGAAAGACAGGATTTTGAGGCTTCCAGGGCAACCCCAAGTGAAGTTTTCTCAGTATGGAGGCTATGTTACAGTTGACAAATCCAATGGTCGTGCCTTTTATTACTACTTTGTTGAAGCTCAAAATTCTAAGGATACATTGCCTCTTCTTCTTTGGCTCAATGGAG GTCCAGGGTGTTCATCTCTTGCCTATGGAGCAATGCAAGAACTTGGACCCTTCAGAGTAAATAGTGATGGCAAAACACTCTACAAAAATAGATATTCATGGAACtatg ctgCAAATGTTTTGTTCCTGGAATCACCTACTGGGGTAGGATTTTCTTACTCAAACACAACATCAGATTACAAGACAAATGGGGATAAGAAAACAGCAGCAGATAATTATTTGTTCTTGGTGAATTGGTTGGAAAGATTTCCTGAATACAAGAATAGAGAATTCTATATTTCTGGAGAGAGTTATGCTGGACATTATGTTCCTCAACTTGCACACACTATCCTTTACCATAATAAAAGGGCAAAAAGGACAATCATCAACCTCAAAGGAATATTG ATTGGGAATGCAGTGATTAATGATGACACTGACAACAAAGGAATGTATGATTTTCTTGCTACCCATGCAATCATCTCAGACCAAACAGCATCTgatattgaaaaattttgtgatttctcaTCCTCAAAGACTACAAGTGAGTGTGATGATGCCTCTTATGAAGCTGACAAGAATATTTACTACATTGATTTATACAACATTTATGCTCCTGACTGCAAGAATAACAATCTCACTGCTTATCCTAAGAAACCTTCT ATTGTGACTGATCCATGTAGTGAGAGTTATGTACATGCATATATGAATAGGGAAGATGTTCAAGAAGCACTCCATGCAAATGTCACTAAGCTCGTATATGATTGGGAGCTATGCAGCAATGTCATTGGAAGATGGGGTGATAGCTCCTCAACAGTCCTTCCCCTTTTACATGAATTCCTCAATAATAACCTTAGAGTTTGGATTTTTAG TGGTGACATAGATGGAAGGGTGCCAGTGACTTCAACCAAGTATTCCATTAAGAAGATGAACCTTCCCATCAAAACTAAATGGCATGCTTGGTTTGCCTATGGAGAG GTTGGTGGCTACACTGAAGTTTACAAAGGAGGCCTAACATTGGCTACAGTGAGAGGAGCAGGGCATCAAGTACCAAGTTACCAACCAGCAAGAGCTCTCTCTTTGATTATGCATTTCTTAAATGGCACCCCTCTTCCTGATACTAAAAGATATCAGTAG